The following coding sequences are from one Carassius auratus strain Wakin chromosome 15, ASM336829v1, whole genome shotgun sequence window:
- the rps5 gene encoding small ribosomal subunit protein uS7 translates to MAEDWEAVPAVAETPEIKLFGKWSTDDVQINDISLQDYIAVKEKYAKYLPHSSGRYAAKRFRKAQCPIVERVTNSMMMHGRNNGKKLLTVRIVKHAFEIIHLLTGENPLQILVNAIINSGPREDSTRIGRAGTVRRQAVDVSPLRRVNQAIWLLCTGAREAAFRNIKTIAECLADELINAAKGSSNSYAIKKKDELERVAKSNR, encoded by the exons ATGGCTGAAGATTGGGAGGCTGTGCCAGCTGTTGCTGAAACACCAGAGATCAAACTCTTTGGCAAATGGagcacagatgatgtgcagaTCAACGACATCTCCCTGCAG GATTACATTGCCGTGAAGGAGAAATATGCCAAATACCTCCCTCATTCCAGCGGCAGATACGCAGCCAAGCGTTTTCGTAAGGCTCAGTGTCCCATCGTGGAGCGCGTCACTAACTCCATGATGATGCACGGACGCAACAACGGCAAGAAACTGCTGACCGTCCGCATCGTCAAACACGCTTTTGAGATCATCCACCTGCTCACCGGGGAG aATCCTCTGCAGATCCTGGTGAACGCCATCATCAACAGTGGTCCTCGTGAGGACTCCACTCGTATCGGACGTGCTGGAACCGTGAGGAGACAGGCTGTTGATGTCTCACCTCTGCGCAGGGTCAACCAG GCCATCTGGCTGCTTTGCACTGGTGCAAGAGAAGCTGCTTTCAGGAACATCAAGACTATTGCAGAGTGTCTTGCTGATGAGCTCATCAATGCCGCCAAG GGTTCTTCCAACTCTTATGCCATCAAGAAGAAAGATGAGCTGGAGAGAGTGGCCAAGTCTAACCGCTAA